One window of Camelina sativa cultivar DH55 chromosome 4, Cs, whole genome shotgun sequence genomic DNA carries:
- the LOC104780654 gene encoding zinc finger CCCH domain-containing protein 43-like isoform X2 encodes MVNSEKIADGFEAKPVSRSYSGDLSADRSLSDVINHKAEEDLSEQFKNVGLDEVTKEQSETTMSVCEGSGGLDSNAVDITQEDDEENGDGDGYDDGWSENESEESEAVYPVRPEAEDCSFYMRTGSCKFGSTCKFNHPLSRKIQIVSKIARDNKVGEKEEDGDNLRQTDCKYYFRTGGCKYGETCRFNHSKTNSCLASAPELNFLGLPIRPGEVECPYYMRNGSCKFGAECKFNHPDPTTIGGTDSLSLRGNNNVSIGSFSPKSTFQASSTSWSSPRHANGSTPFIPAMLSQTHGVPSQTPEWNGYQASSVYSSERGVFTPSTTYLMNNSSAETSMLSQYRYQMPAEEFPERPDQPECSYYMKTGDCKFKFNCRYHHPKNRLPKLPPYALNDKGLPLRPDQSVCTHYSRYGICKFGPACRFDHSVQPPYSTESSQANVEPPHQVGANGSESDGWN; translated from the exons atggtcaATTCCGAAAAAATTGCAGATGGGTTTGAGGCAAAACCTGTTTCTCGATCTTACTCTGGTGACTTATCTGCTGATCGATCCCTTTCTGATGTCATCAATCACAAAGCGGAGGAGGACTTGAGTGAGCAGTTTAAGAATGTGGGTTTGGATGAAGTTACGAAAGAGCAGAGTGAGACGACGATGAGCGTCTGTGAGGGTAGTGGAGGTTTGGATTCGAATGCTGTAGACATCACccaggaagatgatgaagaaaatggAGACGGTGATGGTTATGATGATGGTTGGAGTGAGAACGAGAGTGAGGAGAGCGAAGCTGTGTATCCAGTGAGGCCAGAAGCAGAGGATTGCTCGTTTTATATGAGGACAGGGAGCTGTAAATTCGGATCCACTTGCAAATTCAATCATCCTCTTTCCAGAAAAATCCAA ATTGTATCGAAGATTGCTAGGGATAATAAGGTAGGAGAAAAGGAAGAGGATGGTGATAATCTGAGACAAACAGATTGCAAG TACTACTTTCGGACTGGAGGGTGCAAATATGGAGAAACTTGTAGATTCAACCATTCCAAAACAAATTCTTGTCTGGCCTCAGCACCCGAGCTTAACTTCCTCGGCCTTCCTATTCGACCG GGAGAAGTGGAGTGCCCTTACTACATGCGCAATGGCTCCTGCAAATTTGGAGCTGAGTGTAAGTTTAACCATCCTGATCCTACAACCATTGGAGGAACCGACTCCCTATCGTTGCGTGGTAATAATAATGTATCCATTGGATCATTTTCTCCAAAGTCCACATTCCAAGCAAGTTCAACTTCCTGGTCTTCACCAAGGCATGCGAATGGTTCAACTCCTTTTATTCCAGCCATGCTGTCACAAACTCATGGAGTTCCTTCTCAAACTCCAGAATGGAATGGCTATCAG GCTTCTTCTGTGTATTCATCTGAAAGGGGTGTGTTTACCCCTTCCACCACATACCTTATGAACAATTCCTCTGCTGAAACAAGTATGTTGTCACAATACCGATATCAAATGCCAGCTGAAGAATTTCCAGAACGTCCAGACCAACCTGAGTGCAGTTATTATATGAAAACTGGGGACTGTAAGTTCAAATTCAATTGCAGATACCACCATCCTAAGAATCGGTTGCCAAAGCTGCCTCCTTATGCTCTCAATGACAAGGGTTTACCCCTTAGACCT GATCAAAGCGTCTGCACACATTACAGTCGGTACGGCATCTGCAAATTCGGTCCAGCTTGTAGATTCGACCATTCCGTCCAGCCGCCTTATTCGACAGAAAGCTCCCAGGCCAATGTAGAACCTCCTCATCAGGTCGGTGCAAATGGGAGTGAAAGTGACGGTTGGAATTGA
- the LOC104780654 gene encoding zinc finger CCCH domain-containing protein 43-like isoform X1, producing MVNSEKIADGFEAKPVSRSYSGDLSADRSLSDVINHKAEEDLSEQFKNVGLDEVTKEQSETTMSVCEGSGGLDSNAVDITQEDDEENGDGDGYDDGWSENESEESEAVYPVRPEAEDCSFYMRTGSCKFGSTCKFNHPLSRKIQIVSKIARDNKVGEKEEDGDNLRQTDCKYYFRTGGCKYGETCRFNHSKTNSCLASAPELNFLGLPIRPGEVECPYYMRNGSCKFGAECKFNHPDPTTIGGTDSLSLRGNNNVSIGSFSPKSTFQASSTSWSSPRHANGSTPFIPAMLSQTHGVPSQTPEWNGYQVASSVYSSERGVFTPSTTYLMNNSSAETSMLSQYRYQMPAEEFPERPDQPECSYYMKTGDCKFKFNCRYHHPKNRLPKLPPYALNDKGLPLRPDQSVCTHYSRYGICKFGPACRFDHSVQPPYSTESSQANVEPPHQVGANGSESDGWN from the exons atggtcaATTCCGAAAAAATTGCAGATGGGTTTGAGGCAAAACCTGTTTCTCGATCTTACTCTGGTGACTTATCTGCTGATCGATCCCTTTCTGATGTCATCAATCACAAAGCGGAGGAGGACTTGAGTGAGCAGTTTAAGAATGTGGGTTTGGATGAAGTTACGAAAGAGCAGAGTGAGACGACGATGAGCGTCTGTGAGGGTAGTGGAGGTTTGGATTCGAATGCTGTAGACATCACccaggaagatgatgaagaaaatggAGACGGTGATGGTTATGATGATGGTTGGAGTGAGAACGAGAGTGAGGAGAGCGAAGCTGTGTATCCAGTGAGGCCAGAAGCAGAGGATTGCTCGTTTTATATGAGGACAGGGAGCTGTAAATTCGGATCCACTTGCAAATTCAATCATCCTCTTTCCAGAAAAATCCAA ATTGTATCGAAGATTGCTAGGGATAATAAGGTAGGAGAAAAGGAAGAGGATGGTGATAATCTGAGACAAACAGATTGCAAG TACTACTTTCGGACTGGAGGGTGCAAATATGGAGAAACTTGTAGATTCAACCATTCCAAAACAAATTCTTGTCTGGCCTCAGCACCCGAGCTTAACTTCCTCGGCCTTCCTATTCGACCG GGAGAAGTGGAGTGCCCTTACTACATGCGCAATGGCTCCTGCAAATTTGGAGCTGAGTGTAAGTTTAACCATCCTGATCCTACAACCATTGGAGGAACCGACTCCCTATCGTTGCGTGGTAATAATAATGTATCCATTGGATCATTTTCTCCAAAGTCCACATTCCAAGCAAGTTCAACTTCCTGGTCTTCACCAAGGCATGCGAATGGTTCAACTCCTTTTATTCCAGCCATGCTGTCACAAACTCATGGAGTTCCTTCTCAAACTCCAGAATGGAATGGCTATCAGGTA GCTTCTTCTGTGTATTCATCTGAAAGGGGTGTGTTTACCCCTTCCACCACATACCTTATGAACAATTCCTCTGCTGAAACAAGTATGTTGTCACAATACCGATATCAAATGCCAGCTGAAGAATTTCCAGAACGTCCAGACCAACCTGAGTGCAGTTATTATATGAAAACTGGGGACTGTAAGTTCAAATTCAATTGCAGATACCACCATCCTAAGAATCGGTTGCCAAAGCTGCCTCCTTATGCTCTCAATGACAAGGGTTTACCCCTTAGACCT GATCAAAGCGTCTGCACACATTACAGTCGGTACGGCATCTGCAAATTCGGTCCAGCTTGTAGATTCGACCATTCCGTCCAGCCGCCTTATTCGACAGAAAGCTCCCAGGCCAATGTAGAACCTCCTCATCAGGTCGGTGCAAATGGGAGTGAAAGTGACGGTTGGAATTGA
- the LOC104780654 gene encoding zinc finger CCCH domain-containing protein 43-like isoform X3, whose amino-acid sequence MVNSEKIADGFEAKPVSRSYSGDLSADRSLSDVINHKAEEDLSEQFKNVGLDEVTKEQSETTMSVCEGSGGLDSNAVDITQEDDEENGDGDGYDDGWSENESEESEAVYPVRPEAEDCSFYMRTGSCKFGSTCKFNHPLSRKIQYYFRTGGCKYGETCRFNHSKTNSCLASAPELNFLGLPIRPGEVECPYYMRNGSCKFGAECKFNHPDPTTIGGTDSLSLRGNNNVSIGSFSPKSTFQASSTSWSSPRHANGSTPFIPAMLSQTHGVPSQTPEWNGYQVASSVYSSERGVFTPSTTYLMNNSSAETSMLSQYRYQMPAEEFPERPDQPECSYYMKTGDCKFKFNCRYHHPKNRLPKLPPYALNDKGLPLRPDQSVCTHYSRYGICKFGPACRFDHSVQPPYSTESSQANVEPPHQVGANGSESDGWN is encoded by the exons atggtcaATTCCGAAAAAATTGCAGATGGGTTTGAGGCAAAACCTGTTTCTCGATCTTACTCTGGTGACTTATCTGCTGATCGATCCCTTTCTGATGTCATCAATCACAAAGCGGAGGAGGACTTGAGTGAGCAGTTTAAGAATGTGGGTTTGGATGAAGTTACGAAAGAGCAGAGTGAGACGACGATGAGCGTCTGTGAGGGTAGTGGAGGTTTGGATTCGAATGCTGTAGACATCACccaggaagatgatgaagaaaatggAGACGGTGATGGTTATGATGATGGTTGGAGTGAGAACGAGAGTGAGGAGAGCGAAGCTGTGTATCCAGTGAGGCCAGAAGCAGAGGATTGCTCGTTTTATATGAGGACAGGGAGCTGTAAATTCGGATCCACTTGCAAATTCAATCATCCTCTTTCCAGAAAAATCCAA TACTACTTTCGGACTGGAGGGTGCAAATATGGAGAAACTTGTAGATTCAACCATTCCAAAACAAATTCTTGTCTGGCCTCAGCACCCGAGCTTAACTTCCTCGGCCTTCCTATTCGACCG GGAGAAGTGGAGTGCCCTTACTACATGCGCAATGGCTCCTGCAAATTTGGAGCTGAGTGTAAGTTTAACCATCCTGATCCTACAACCATTGGAGGAACCGACTCCCTATCGTTGCGTGGTAATAATAATGTATCCATTGGATCATTTTCTCCAAAGTCCACATTCCAAGCAAGTTCAACTTCCTGGTCTTCACCAAGGCATGCGAATGGTTCAACTCCTTTTATTCCAGCCATGCTGTCACAAACTCATGGAGTTCCTTCTCAAACTCCAGAATGGAATGGCTATCAGGTA GCTTCTTCTGTGTATTCATCTGAAAGGGGTGTGTTTACCCCTTCCACCACATACCTTATGAACAATTCCTCTGCTGAAACAAGTATGTTGTCACAATACCGATATCAAATGCCAGCTGAAGAATTTCCAGAACGTCCAGACCAACCTGAGTGCAGTTATTATATGAAAACTGGGGACTGTAAGTTCAAATTCAATTGCAGATACCACCATCCTAAGAATCGGTTGCCAAAGCTGCCTCCTTATGCTCTCAATGACAAGGGTTTACCCCTTAGACCT GATCAAAGCGTCTGCACACATTACAGTCGGTACGGCATCTGCAAATTCGGTCCAGCTTGTAGATTCGACCATTCCGTCCAGCCGCCTTATTCGACAGAAAGCTCCCAGGCCAATGTAGAACCTCCTCATCAGGTCGGTGCAAATGGGAGTGAAAGTGACGGTTGGAATTGA
- the LOC104780656 gene encoding RPM1-interacting protein 4-like, whose translation MATGNRGRQLPKFGEWDATNPASAQGFTVIFNNARDDKKTKKTAVAGPESIVTPPVNQEPPKTNNHHQNHRNNHHQNRKSETPRSKKKWLCFR comes from the exons ATGGCAACG GGTAATAGAGGGAGACAATTGCCAAAATTCGGGGAATGGGACGCGACCAATCCAGCATCAGCACAAGGATTCACTGTCATTTTCAACAATGCTCGTGATGACAAGAAGACCAAGAAAACCGCTGTCGCAGGACCCGAGAGTATTGTTACACCTCCTGTAAACCAAGAACCTCCAAAAACCAACAACCATCATCAGAACCACCGTAACAACCATCATCAGAACCGTAAATCCGAGACCCCACGATCAAAG AAGAAATGGCTTTGTTTCCGTTAA
- the LOC104780657 gene encoding GDSL esterase/lipase At3g48460-like — protein sequence MPSSISLLLLTTAVSVVILLFSTVSSAAPVPNVHRPFKKIYAFGDSFTDTGNSRSGEGPAGFGHLSSPPYGMTYFGRPTNRYTDGRLAIDFVAQSMNLPFLPPYLGLRSTKGSNGTVRDTHGVNFAVSGATVIKHAFFVKNNLTLDMTPQSIETELGWFDKYLETLGTDQKVSLFKDSLFWIGEIGVNDYAYTLGSTVSSDTIRQLSISTFTRFLETLLNKGVKYMLVQGHPATGCLTLAMSLAAEDDRDSLGCVKSANNQSYIHNLALQSKLKQLRIKYPTATIVYADYWNAYRAVIQNPGKYGITEKFKACCGTGEPYNFQVFQTCGTAAATACKDPSQYINWDGVHLTEAMYKVMADMFLGGTFTRPRFSNLLIKKLNSL from the exons ATGCCTTCCTCcatctctctcctcctcctcacaaCCGCCGTCTCCGTCGTGATCCTCCTCTTCTCCACCGTCTCCTCCGCGGCGCCAGTTCCGAACGTCCACCGTCCATTCAAGAAAATCTACGCCTTCGGAGACTCTTTCACCGACACCGGAAACTCACGCTCCGGAGAAGGACCAGCCGGATTCGGACACTTGTCAAGTCCTCCATACGGCATGACTTATTTCGGACGGCCAACGAACCGTTACACCGACGGCCGTCTCGCCATCGACTTCGTGGCACAGTCGATGAACCTACCGTTTCTGCCACCGTATCTTGGCCTGAGATCAACCAAAGGTAGTAACGGCACGGTCAGGGATACTCACGGCGTTAACTTCGCCGTCTCTGGAGCTACGGTGATCAAACACGCGTTTTTCGTGAAGAACAATCTAACGCTTGATATGACTCCTCAGTCTATAGAAACAGAGCTCGGCTGGTTCGACAAGTATTTAGAGACACTTGGAACGGATCAGAAGGTTTCGTTGTTtaaagattctctcttttggATCGGAGAAATTGGAGTTAACGATTATGCCTACACCCTTGGCTCTACTGTCTCAAGCGATACCATTAGACAACTTAGCATTtcaacttttacaaggtttttggAG ACATTGTTGAACAAAGGTGTGAAATATATGTTGGTACAAGGACATCCGGCAACAGGATGCTTGACGTTAGCAATGTCATTAGCCGCAGAAGATGATCGGGACAGTCTAGGATGTGTGAAGAGTGCCAATAACCAAAGTTACATTCACAATCTTGCTCTTCAATCGAAACTTAAACAACTTAG GATTAAGTATCCGACTGCCACAATAGTCTACGCAGATTACTGGAACGCGTACCGTGCGGTGATTCAAAACCCTGGCAAGTACGGCATCACCGAGAAGTTTAAGGCGTGCTGTGGAACCGGAGAGCCGTACAACTTCCAGGTGTTCCAGACGTGTGGGACGGCTGCAGCTACGGCGTGTAAAGATCCGAGTCAATACATCAATTGGGATGGAGTGCACTTGACCGAAGCCATGTATAAGGTCATGGCCGATATGTTCCTCGGCGGCACTTTCACTCGTCCTAGATTTAGTAACTTGTTGATCAAGAAACTAAAcagtttataa